In Chrysoperla carnea chromosome 2, inChrCarn1.1, whole genome shotgun sequence, the following proteins share a genomic window:
- the LOC123294154 gene encoding putative transferase CAF17 homolog, mitochondrial — protein MFPIKPNKSIVINLIKWTNLFRSIKTGRTTTLTIPQTQTQPQLSPHQQHQSLEIEQLMDRTLLKINGRHVDEYLQSLITNDLSYIQKSIGSLYTMFLNDHGRLITDGILYKTSESNSYLLDIDMPAIGIVQQHLNKYTKSNSSIQITNYGSKLNVWQIFSSDALRIRNEADMIKTNVNCAKRKWLNNDLQDLVMVYSDPRSPQLGLRIIASNDIDFNQIIQKLNIKRRHNLTTYKQLRYKLGIAEGVQELPPNKSSPLESNGDYLNGIHFNKGRYLGGDITISLYLNGFIHYRMTPVIFDGASKVDELNFDDPIIIEHTKKQMIVGKLRGTYDKYGIALLRTDYINRDDMVVKNVKVKAPKPDWWPVMLTNEMPEQLWATALR, from the exons ATGTTTCCTATTAAGCCGAATAAATCTATTG ttattaatttgataaaatggaCAAATTTATTCCGCTCAATAAAAACTGGTCGAACAACAACATTAACGATACCACAAACTCAAACGCAACCACAATTATCACCCCACCAACAACACCAATCATTAGAGATTGAACAACTAATGGATCgtacattattaaaaatcaatggCCGTCATGTTGATGAATATTTACAATCGTTGATTACAAATGATCTatcatatatacaaaaatcaatTGGATCCTTGTAtacaatgtttttaaatgatcaTGGACGATTAATAACGGATggtattttgtataaaacatcTGAATCGAATTCATATTTATTGGATATTGATATGCCTGCCatag GTATCGTACaacaacatttaaataaatatactaaaagtAATTCTTCGATACAAATAACAAACTATGGTAGTAAATTAAATGTATGGCAAATATTCAGTTCAGATGCGTTACGGATACGTAACGAAGCTGACATGATTAAAACGAATGTAAATTGTGCGAAACGAAAATGgttaaataatgatttacaGGATTTAGTGATGGTTTATTCAGATCCACGGTCACCGCAATTAG GTTTACGTATAATTGCATCCAATGATATAGATTTTAATCAAATCATACAAAAGTTAAACATTAAACGTCGTCATAATCTTACAACATACAAACAGCTTCGCTACAAATTGGGTATCGCAGAAGGTGTACAAGAGCTGCCACCAAACAAAAGTAGTCCATTAGAATCGAATGGTGATTATTTAAAtggtattcattttaataaaggtCGTTATCTGGGGGGTGATATTACGATATCATTGTATCTAAATGGTTTTATACATTATCGTATGACACCAGTCATTTTTGATGGTGCTAGTAAAGTTGATGAATTGAATTTTGATGATCCAATTATTATTGAGCATACAAAGAAACAAATGATTGTTGGAAAATTACGTGGTACTTACGATAAATATGGCATTGCGTTATTACGCACCGATTATATTAATCGTGACGATATGGTTGTGAAAAACGTTAAG GTGAAAGCACCGAAACCTGATTGGTGGCCAGTTATGTTGACAAATGAAATGCCTGAACAATTATGGGCAACAGCTCtcagataa
- the LOC123292423 gene encoding putative transferase CAF17 homolog, mitochondrial, translated as MFRILQKKIVVSLQYYRYCHQLSNGTLKIQELSNRGALKVKGPEAQSFLQGLITNDIAHLKDSTSSMYTMFLNTKGRVLADSIIYRAPEEHTYLIEIDSLLVPILEKHLSTYILRKKLEITNLELILRLWVLFDTQSPKRTEVHPKIKEILARKNSRSNTDQDVLYIYKDPRSWRLGARLLASTDLKVDTIQDKLNICNDIDETDSPHQLLRYKLGIGEGSLELPPGKCFPLEANCDYLHGISFQKGCYLGQELTARTYHTGVIRKRLMPLIFNENTENKLGNDETIYIRDNKTNVGKLRGACEKYGLGLLRIDNALKHNDFTIGECQAKTERPSWWPLEASKVAAKEAKSGDVIENENRSTETVGETKTSQTDEVAKDAVTRTS; from the coding sequence atgtttagaatcttgcaaaaaaaaattgttgtaagtTTACAATATTATCGATATTGTCATCAACTATCAAATGGAACGTTAAAAATTCAAGAATTATCAAATCGAGGTGCATTAAAAGTCAAAGGTCCTGAGGCTCAAAGTTTTCTTCAAGGTTTAATCACAAATGATATCGCTCACTTAAAAGATTCCACATCATCGATGTACACGATGTTTTTAAACACAAAAGGTCGAGTTCTAGCTGATTCAATTATTTATCGGGCTCCCGAAGAACATACATACTTGATCGAAATCGATTCTTTGTTAGTGCCAATCTTAGAAAAACATTTATCTACATATATATTAcgtaaaaaacttgaaattacgAACTTAGAATTAATTTTACGATTGTGGGTCTTATTTGATACACAAAGTCCCAAACGTACGGAAGTACatccaaaaattaaagaaattttagctCGTAAAAATTCCAGGTCAAATACCGACCAAGAtgtactttatatttataaagatcCAAGATCTTGGCGTTTAGGAGCACGTTTATTAGCTTCAACCGATTTAAAAGTTGATACAATCCaggataaattaaatatttgcaatgATATCGATGAAACTGATAGTCCTCATCAATTATTACGTTATAAATTGGGGATTGGTGAAGGTTCGTTAGAATTACCACCGGGAAAATGTTTTCCATTGGAAGCGAATTGCGATTACTTACATGGAATTAGTTTTCAAAAAGGTTGTTACTTAGGACAAGAGTTAACAGCTCGAACTTATCATACGGGTGTTATTCGAAAACGTTTAATGCCGTTAATATTTAACGAGAATACCGAAAATAAACTCGGTAACGATGAAACGATTTATATTCGTGATAATAAAACGAATGTTGGAAAATTACGTGGCGCTTGTGAGAAATATGGGCTTGGATTATTACGGATTGACAATGCATTGAAACATAATGATTTTACGATTGGGGAATGTCAAGCGAAGACAGAAAGGCCTTCTTGGTGGCCATTAGAAGCGTCTAAGGTTGCAGCTAAAGAAGCTAAGAGTGGAGATGTCATTGAAAATGAGAATAGAAGCACTGAAACTGTTGGTGAAACTAAAACAAGTCAAACTGATGAAGTAGCAAAAGATGCTGTGACGAGAACATCGtga